A genomic region of Pseudomonas abietaniphila contains the following coding sequences:
- a CDS encoding SDR family oxidoreductase, whose product MDKNLLITGGSRGIGAATAVLAASQGYRVCINYLSDHASAERVCGQIREAGGYAIAVQADVSNEDEIIRLFSRVDSEMGRLTALVNNAGTVGETSRVDTMSEFRLLKIMMSNVVGPMLCSKHALLRMLPRHGGHGGSIVNVSSVAARLGSPGEYVDYAASKGALDTFTIGLAKEVAGEGVRVNAVRPGYIFTEFHALSGDPQRVSKLEPTIPMGRGGLADEVAEAILWLLSDKASYSTGTFIDLGGGR is encoded by the coding sequence ATGGATAAAAACCTCCTCATTACTGGCGGCTCCAGAGGTATTGGCGCAGCCACGGCAGTTCTGGCGGCATCGCAGGGTTATCGCGTCTGCATCAATTATCTTTCTGACCATGCTTCGGCCGAGCGCGTCTGCGGACAGATTCGCGAGGCGGGCGGTTACGCCATCGCGGTTCAGGCCGACGTCAGCAACGAAGACGAAATCATTCGTCTGTTTTCCCGTGTGGACTCTGAAATGGGACGTCTGACCGCACTGGTCAACAACGCCGGGACCGTGGGCGAGACTTCTCGGGTCGACACCATGTCCGAATTCCGTCTGCTCAAGATCATGATGAGCAACGTGGTGGGGCCGATGCTGTGCAGCAAACATGCATTACTGCGCATGTTGCCGCGTCACGGCGGCCATGGTGGCAGCATCGTCAACGTGTCATCGGTGGCCGCGCGACTGGGTTCGCCGGGCGAATACGTCGATTACGCGGCCTCCAAGGGCGCGCTGGACACCTTCACCATTGGCCTGGCCAAGGAAGTGGCGGGCGAGGGCGTTCGTGTGAATGCCGTGCGTCCGGGCTACATCTTCACCGAGTTCCATGCCTTGAGCGGTGATCCCCAGCGCGTCAGCAAGCTTGAACCGACCATTCCGATGGGGCGTGGCGGCCTGGCCGATGAAGTGGCCGAGGCCATCCTGTGGCTGCTCTCGGACAAGGCGTCGTATTCGACCGGGACGTTTATTGATCTGGGCGGCGGTCGTTAG
- a CDS encoding DUF3203 family protein, whose protein sequence is MPLEFDSSHQHCSAVVDGTTYRSAVIDVVITTNDATHMSEADIGGKKIPITEAEADALTVYKAKDMRHHTIGVEPGEDSPVI, encoded by the coding sequence ATGCCTCTGGAATTCGACAGCAGCCATCAACACTGCTCAGCGGTAGTAGACGGAACGACGTACCGCAGCGCTGTGATTGACGTCGTGATCACCACCAATGACGCGACCCATATGTCTGAAGCAGACATCGGCGGCAAGAAAATCCCGATTACCGAAGCGGAGGCCGATGCCTTGACCGTCTATAAGGCAAAGGACATGCGCCATCACACCATTGGCGTAGAACCCGGTGAAGACTCTCCGGTGATCTGA
- a CDS encoding putative bifunctional diguanylate cyclase/phosphodiesterase, protein MLIGHYTLSLVLVSILVAMLASYTALDLAGRVATATGRAKIMWICGGALSMGIGIWSMHFIGMLAFKLPIDLGFDFSLTLMSLAVAVLSSGFALWLVSQQHVPLLHILFGAFAMGTGISTMHYTGMAALRMQPGIDYDPTLFGLSLAIAVTASAAALCIALRLRKETPYVRLARGGAAVIMGFAIVGMHYTGMAAASFPEGSFCGASVNGLRTDGLDKLVLVTTLAVLTITLLTSILDARLEARTAQLAESLSEANRELTQLALHDTLTGLPNRILLADRIEQAMRKVDSQGGLFALMFMDLDGFKPVNDAFGHHVGDQLLREVALRMRDNFHRHDTLARIGGDEFVLLVELEEIDDATTVASRQVALVGKPFTVQDHDLQVTVSIGISLYPGNGRTQQELLMNADAAMYHAKSAGKNGYSFFDASMNTNARNQLQLLQDLRVGLRENQFCLHYQPKFAAGTGEPVGAEALVRWNHPEHGLLMPDKFIGLAEKTGLIINLGEWVLNEACRQMRVWFDAGYTHWRIAVNLSALQFSHAGLVNNVAKSLAAHGLPANCLTLEITETTAMSDADASMMVLQQLSDMGVDLSIDDFGTGYSSLMYLKRLPANELKIDRGFVRDLENDSDDAAIVSAIVALGQALNLRIVAEGVETSSQQSFLTHLGCDSLQGYLLGHPLPADRFMADISAAQNRVFESTL, encoded by the coding sequence ATGTTGATTGGACACTACACGCTGTCGCTCGTCCTGGTTTCCATTCTGGTGGCCATGCTTGCTTCCTACACCGCGCTCGACCTGGCCGGAAGAGTGGCAACGGCAACCGGCCGGGCAAAGATCATGTGGATCTGCGGTGGTGCGCTGTCGATGGGCATCGGCATCTGGTCCATGCACTTCATCGGCATGCTGGCGTTCAAGTTACCCATTGACCTGGGTTTCGATTTCAGCCTGACGCTGATGTCCCTTGCGGTTGCCGTTCTGTCATCAGGCTTCGCCCTGTGGCTGGTCAGTCAACAGCACGTCCCTTTGCTGCATATCCTGTTCGGCGCCTTCGCGATGGGCACCGGGATCAGCACCATGCATTACACCGGGATGGCTGCCCTGCGGATGCAGCCGGGCATCGATTACGACCCGACGCTGTTTGGTTTGTCCCTGGCCATCGCCGTCACGGCGTCGGCTGCAGCGCTGTGCATCGCCTTGCGTCTGCGCAAGGAAACCCCGTACGTACGTCTGGCCCGTGGCGGTGCTGCGGTGATCATGGGGTTCGCCATCGTCGGCATGCATTACACCGGCATGGCCGCCGCGAGTTTCCCGGAAGGCAGTTTCTGCGGTGCCTCCGTGAACGGTCTGCGCACGGACGGGCTGGATAAACTGGTATTGGTGACCACGCTTGCCGTACTGACCATTACCTTGCTCACGTCGATTCTGGACGCCCGCCTGGAAGCCCGCACCGCGCAACTGGCGGAGTCGTTGAGCGAGGCGAACCGGGAGCTGACCCAATTGGCCTTGCACGACACCCTGACCGGGTTGCCTAACCGGATTCTGCTGGCCGACCGTATTGAACAGGCCATGCGCAAGGTCGATTCCCAGGGCGGCCTGTTCGCACTGATGTTCATGGACCTGGACGGTTTCAAACCGGTCAACGATGCCTTCGGCCACCATGTCGGCGATCAGTTGCTGCGTGAAGTGGCGTTGCGCATGCGTGATAACTTCCATCGCCATGACACCCTGGCGCGTATCGGCGGCGATGAATTCGTCTTGCTGGTCGAGCTTGAGGAGATCGACGATGCAACGACCGTCGCTTCGCGTCAGGTCGCCTTGGTCGGGAAGCCGTTCACCGTTCAGGATCATGACCTCCAGGTGACGGTCAGCATCGGCATCAGCCTGTATCCCGGCAACGGGCGCACGCAGCAGGAGTTGTTGATGAACGCCGATGCGGCGATGTACCACGCCAAAAGTGCGGGCAAGAACGGCTACAGCTTCTTTGATGCATCGATGAATACCAACGCGCGCAACCAGTTGCAGCTGCTTCAGGACCTTCGCGTCGGGTTGCGTGAAAACCAGTTCTGCCTGCACTACCAACCCAAGTTCGCCGCCGGTACGGGTGAGCCTGTCGGGGCAGAGGCGCTGGTGCGCTGGAATCATCCGGAGCACGGCCTGTTGATGCCGGATAAATTCATCGGGCTTGCGGAAAAGACCGGTCTGATCATCAACCTTGGCGAGTGGGTGCTCAACGAAGCCTGTCGACAAATGCGCGTCTGGTTCGACGCCGGCTACACGCACTGGCGCATTGCGGTGAACCTGTCGGCGCTGCAGTTCTCCCACGCGGGGCTGGTGAATAACGTCGCGAAATCGCTCGCGGCGCATGGTTTGCCCGCCAATTGCCTCACGCTGGAGATTACTGAAACCACAGCCATGAGCGATGCCGATGCCAGCATGATGGTGCTGCAGCAGCTGTCGGACATGGGCGTGGACTTGTCGATCGATGATTTTGGCACCGGTTACTCCAGCCTGATGTACCTCAAGCGCTTGCCCGCCAATGAACTGAAAATCGATCGTGGGTTTGTCCGCGATCTGGAGAATGACAGCGACGATGCCGCCATTGTCTCGGCCATCGTAGCGCTGGGGCAGGCGCTGAATTTGCGGATCGTGGCAGAAGGCGTGGAGACCAGCAGTCAGCAAAGTTTCCTGACCCATCTGGGCTGCGACTCGTTGCAGGGTTATCTGCTGGGGCATCCATTGCCAGCGGACCGCTTCATGGCGGATATTAGCGCGGCGCAGAACCGCGTATTCGAGAGCACGCTTTGA
- a CDS encoding efflux transporter outer membrane subunit, translating to MTRRPNVSIYPRVVPLQRTVGAALCALLLSACAVGPDYKQPDMPTPAHFKQAEGWTQANPSDAIARGAWWEIYGDAQLNGLVEKLNTSNQTVAQYEAQYRQAAAQVRSARGAFFPTLDLTTSKNRSSQGTGSSSSSLSSSSSGIRDTYNAQLGVSWEADIWGKLRRGLEADKASAQASLADLASMQLSLQSQLVQNYLQLRVIDEQKRLLEATVDTYERSLKLTQNQYRAGVSGRDAVAQAQTQLKSTQADLIDLAWQRAQFESAIAVLMGQAPADFSLAPTTSVPALPQIPVQLPSQLLERRPDIAAAERSVMAANANIGVAKAAYYPDLTLSMNGGYSSSTFSNWISLPNRFWSVGPQLAMTLFDGGQRAAEVDRTEAVYDQTVAQYRQTVLDGFKEVEDYMAQLRVYEQEAGVRKEALDAARDSLRLTSNQYKAGLIGYLDVVNVQTTALSNERSVLTLLQSRLIASVQLIAALGGGWNADTGLTRQPEMSRR from the coding sequence ATGACCCGTCGCCCGAACGTTTCTATATATCCGCGTGTGGTGCCTTTGCAGCGCACCGTCGGCGCGGCCTTGTGCGCGCTGTTGCTCAGCGCGTGTGCGGTGGGCCCGGACTACAAACAGCCGGACATGCCGACGCCTGCGCACTTCAAACAGGCCGAAGGCTGGACCCAGGCCAACCCGAGCGACGCCATTGCACGCGGCGCATGGTGGGAGATCTATGGCGATGCACAACTCAACGGCCTGGTAGAGAAACTCAATACCTCAAACCAGACGGTCGCTCAGTACGAAGCGCAATACCGTCAGGCGGCAGCGCAGGTGCGCAGTGCACGGGGCGCGTTCTTCCCGACACTGGACCTGACCACCAGCAAGAACCGCTCAAGCCAGGGCACCGGCAGCAGCAGTTCCAGCCTCAGCAGCTCCAGCAGCGGGATTCGTGACACCTACAACGCGCAACTGGGCGTGAGCTGGGAGGCGGATATCTGGGGCAAGCTGCGACGCGGACTGGAGGCGGACAAGGCCAGTGCACAGGCGAGCCTGGCCGATCTGGCCTCGATGCAACTGAGTCTGCAATCGCAACTGGTGCAAAATTACTTGCAACTGCGCGTGATCGACGAGCAAAAGCGCTTGCTGGAAGCCACGGTCGATACCTATGAGCGCTCGCTCAAACTGACGCAAAACCAGTACCGGGCAGGTGTCTCCGGTCGTGATGCGGTGGCTCAGGCGCAAACCCAGCTGAAGAGCACACAAGCCGACCTGATCGACCTGGCCTGGCAGCGCGCGCAGTTTGAAAGCGCCATTGCGGTATTGATGGGGCAGGCGCCCGCCGACTTCAGCCTGGCGCCGACCACCAGTGTCCCTGCGTTGCCGCAGATTCCGGTGCAGTTGCCCTCGCAGTTGCTTGAGCGCCGTCCGGACATCGCAGCGGCCGAGCGTTCGGTCATGGCCGCGAATGCCAATATTGGCGTGGCGAAAGCGGCGTATTACCCGGACCTGACGCTGAGCATGAATGGCGGTTACAGCAGCAGTACCTTCAGCAACTGGATCAGCCTGCCGAACCGGTTCTGGTCGGTCGGGCCGCAGTTGGCGATGACCCTGTTCGACGGAGGTCAGCGGGCTGCCGAGGTGGATCGCACCGAAGCGGTTTACGATCAAACCGTTGCGCAATACCGTCAGACCGTGCTGGATGGCTTCAAGGAAGTGGAAGACTACATGGCGCAGTTGCGTGTCTATGAACAGGAAGCCGGGGTGCGCAAAGAGGCGCTGGACGCCGCACGCGACTCATTGCGTCTGACCAGTAATCAGTACAAGGCCGGTTTGATCGGCTATCTTGATGTCGTCAACGTGCAAACCACAGCGTTGAGCAATGAGCGCAGTGTGCTGACATTGTTGCAGAGCCGGCTGATTGCCAGCGTGCAATTGATCGCAGCATTGGGCGGTGGCTGGAATGCCGACACCGGTCTGACGCGTCAACCCGAGATGTCCAGACGCTGA
- the mapR gene encoding GntR family transcriptional regulator MpaR (MapR regulates genes involved in Pseudomonas quinolone signal (PQS) production and anthranilate metabolism) — protein sequence MKRYEKFADDIAELIRSGVLAAGQRVPSVRYASQTHGISPSTVFQAYYLLERRGLIRARPRSGYFVNDSFANETFATQRFELPHVVEPSQAPQVSESTEVDVSELVFSVLESIKDPNTVPFGSAFPSAGLFPLQRLARSLASATRDMDPRMVVSDLSPGNPTLRRQIALRYMVAGQMLPMEELLITNGALEALNLCLQAVTEPGDLVAIEAPAFYACLQVLERLKLKAVEIPVHPQTGIDLAVLEQTLERYPVKACWSMTSFQNPTGATVSESRKRELVELLRKHEVPLIEDDVYAELYYGQHAPKPAKAFDTEGLVLHCGSFAKSLAPGYRVGWVAAGRYAQKVERLKLMTSLCASMPAQAAIADYLQHGGYDRHLRKLRNSLEDQLRAMLGAVARYFPPQTRVSQPSGGYFLWLELPEQIDSLKVFQVALAQGISIAPGPMFSPTRRFKNCIRLNYGSPWNETSERAMETLGKIIRSMMAG from the coding sequence ATGAAGCGTTATGAAAAGTTTGCCGACGATATCGCCGAGCTGATCCGCTCGGGCGTGCTTGCCGCAGGTCAACGCGTGCCGTCGGTGCGCTACGCCAGTCAGACCCACGGCATCAGCCCCTCCACCGTTTTTCAAGCCTATTACCTGCTCGAGCGACGGGGCCTGATCCGCGCGCGCCCGCGGTCCGGGTATTTCGTCAATGACAGCTTCGCCAACGAAACCTTCGCGACGCAGCGCTTTGAGCTCCCACACGTTGTCGAGCCGTCGCAGGCGCCGCAGGTCAGTGAGTCCACGGAAGTCGATGTCAGCGAGTTGGTGTTCTCGGTACTGGAGTCGATCAAGGACCCCAATACGGTGCCTTTCGGCTCCGCTTTCCCCAGCGCAGGCCTCTTCCCGCTGCAACGCCTGGCGCGCTCATTGGCCAGCGCCACCCGCGACATGGACCCGAGGATGGTGGTCAGCGACCTGTCCCCAGGCAATCCGACGCTGCGCCGACAGATTGCCCTGCGTTACATGGTGGCGGGTCAAATGCTGCCCATGGAAGAACTGCTGATCACCAATGGCGCACTGGAAGCCCTGAACTTGTGCTTGCAGGCCGTGACCGAACCCGGCGATCTGGTGGCCATCGAAGCCCCTGCGTTCTATGCCTGTCTGCAGGTGTTGGAGCGACTGAAGCTCAAGGCCGTCGAAATCCCTGTGCACCCGCAAACCGGGATCGATCTGGCCGTCCTCGAACAGACGCTGGAACGGTATCCCGTCAAAGCCTGCTGGAGCATGACCAGCTTTCAGAACCCGACCGGGGCGACGGTATCGGAATCACGCAAGCGCGAACTCGTCGAACTGCTGCGCAAGCATGAAGTGCCGCTGATCGAGGACGATGTCTACGCCGAGTTATATTACGGCCAGCACGCGCCAAAACCCGCCAAGGCGTTCGACACCGAAGGGCTGGTGCTGCATTGCGGCTCGTTTGCCAAGAGCCTGGCACCAGGTTACCGCGTGGGTTGGGTAGCCGCCGGTCGTTACGCACAAAAAGTCGAGCGACTGAAACTGATGACTTCCCTGTGTGCGTCGATGCCCGCACAAGCCGCCATCGCCGACTACCTGCAACACGGCGGCTATGACCGCCATCTGCGCAAACTGCGTAACAGCCTCGAAGACCAGCTGCGGGCCATGCTGGGTGCCGTTGCGCGTTATTTCCCGCCGCAGACCCGCGTCAGCCAACCTTCAGGCGGCTACTTCCTGTGGCTGGAGCTGCCTGAGCAGATCGATTCGCTGAAGGTGTTTCAGGTGGCGCTTGCCCAAGGCATCAGCATCGCACCGGGCCCGATGTTCTCGCCCACCCGACGCTTCAAGAATTGCATCCGCCTGAACTACGGCAGCCCATGGAATGAAACCTCGGAGCGAGCGATGGAGACTCTGGGCAAGATCATCCGCTCGATGATGGCGGGGTAA
- a CDS encoding alpha-1,4-glucan--maltose-1-phosphate maltosyltransferase, protein MNVTADQPYGPDSLATDVPHPTQPLPLTQALQLPRIVIEDTQPVIEGGQLAAKAITGQPVTVTSKVFADGHDKMSVRIRYRAADEQEWHKAPMRELGNDSWIGEFTPTSVSRYVFRLEAWIDQFGSYRYELEKKYAAGVDIGLELEEGRLHLVHASERSQHELRGQIDSLLQRLGQSTEHEAQVALLLSSETATIMSHADNHAFLSRSLEFPLDVERERAQFASWYELFPRSITDDKARHGTFNDVHSRLPMIRDMGFDVLYFPPIHPIGRAHRKGPNNSLTAGPDDPGSPYAIGSAEGGHDAIHPQLGTREDFRNLVAAAAEHGLEIALDFAIQCSQDHLWLKEHPGWFSWRPDGTIRYAENPPKKYQDIVNVDFYAPDAIPSLWLELRDVVLGWVEEGVKIFRVDNPHTKPLPFWQWMIADIRAQHPDVMFLAEAFTKPAMMARLGKVGYSQSYTYFTWRNTKAELAEYFTQLNESPWRECYRPNFFVNTPDINPRFLHDSGRAGFLIRAALATMGSGLWGMYSGFELCESAPVPGKEEYLDSEKYEIRPRDFTQPGNIIAEIAQLNRIRRQNPALQTHLGLHIYNAWNDNILYFGKRSADGSNFVLVAVSLDPHNVQEASFELPLWEMGLPDDAATLGEDLMTGHSWTWYGKTQFMRIDPSYQPFGIWRIRTTNS, encoded by the coding sequence ATGAATGTGACTGCTGATCAGCCATATGGCCCTGATTCTTTGGCCACCGATGTACCGCACCCAACCCAACCTTTACCCCTGACCCAAGCCTTGCAGTTGCCGCGCATTGTCATTGAAGACACGCAGCCTGTCATCGAGGGCGGGCAGCTTGCGGCCAAAGCCATCACTGGCCAGCCGGTGACGGTCACCAGCAAGGTGTTTGCCGATGGCCACGACAAAATGTCGGTGCGCATTCGTTACCGCGCTGCCGACGAACAGGAATGGCACAAAGCACCCATGCGCGAGCTGGGCAACGACAGCTGGATCGGCGAGTTCACCCCGACCTCGGTCAGTCGCTATGTATTCCGTCTTGAAGCCTGGATCGATCAGTTCGGCAGCTATCGCTACGAGCTGGAGAAAAAGTACGCGGCAGGGGTCGATATCGGCCTTGAGCTGGAAGAGGGACGTCTTCATCTCGTGCATGCCTCGGAGCGCAGCCAGCATGAGCTTCGCGGTCAAATCGACAGCCTGCTGCAGCGCCTCGGTCAGAGCACCGAGCACGAGGCGCAGGTGGCGTTGCTGTTGAGCAGCGAAACGGCGACGATCATGTCGCACGCCGATAACCATGCCTTCTTGAGTCGCAGCCTTGAATTCCCGTTGGATGTCGAGCGTGAACGCGCTCAATTCGCCAGCTGGTATGAGCTGTTCCCGCGCTCGATCACCGACGATAAAGCCCGTCATGGCACCTTCAATGACGTCCACAGCCGCTTGCCGATGATTCGCGACATGGGCTTCGACGTGCTGTATTTCCCGCCGATTCACCCTATCGGTCGTGCACACCGCAAGGGTCCGAACAACTCGCTGACGGCAGGCCCTGACGATCCGGGCAGCCCGTATGCCATCGGCAGCGCGGAAGGGGGGCACGACGCTATTCATCCGCAGTTGGGCACCCGCGAGGATTTCCGCAACCTGGTGGCGGCAGCCGCCGAACATGGACTGGAAATCGCGTTGGACTTTGCCATTCAGTGCTCCCAGGACCACCTGTGGCTCAAAGAGCATCCGGGCTGGTTCTCCTGGCGGCCGGACGGCACCATTCGTTACGCGGAAAACCCGCCGAAAAAGTATCAGGACATCGTCAACGTCGATTTCTACGCGCCGGATGCCATTCCCAGCCTTTGGCTGGAGCTGCGCGATGTGGTGCTGGGCTGGGTCGAGGAGGGCGTGAAGATCTTCCGCGTCGACAACCCGCACACCAAACCGTTGCCGTTCTGGCAATGGATGATCGCGGATATTCGCGCTCAGCACCCCGACGTGATGTTCCTCGCCGAGGCGTTCACCAAACCGGCGATGATGGCCCGACTGGGCAAGGTCGGCTATTCGCAGAGCTACACCTACTTCACCTGGCGCAACACCAAGGCCGAGCTCGCTGAGTACTTCACCCAGCTCAACGAATCGCCATGGCGCGAATGCTACCGCCCGAATTTCTTCGTCAACACACCCGACATCAACCCGCGTTTCCTGCATGACTCGGGGCGTGCCGGTTTTCTGATTCGCGCTGCATTGGCGACTATGGGTTCGGGGTTGTGGGGCATGTATTCGGGCTTCGAACTCTGCGAGTCGGCGCCTGTGCCTGGCAAAGAGGAATACCTGGATTCGGAGAAGTACGAGATTCGTCCTCGTGATTTCACCCAGCCGGGCAACATCATTGCCGAAATCGCCCAGCTCAACCGGATTCGTCGCCAGAACCCGGCCTTGCAGACGCATCTGGGCCTGCACATCTATAACGCGTGGAACGACAACATCCTGTACTTCGGCAAACGCAGCGCCGATGGCAGCAACTTCGTGCTGGTTGCCGTCAGCCTCGATCCGCATAACGTGCAAGAAGCGAGTTTCGAGTTGCCGCTTTGGGAAATGGGCCTGCCCGACGATGCCGCGACACTGGGCGAGGATCTGATGACCGGGCACAGCTGGACCTGGTACGGCAAGACGCAGTTTATGCGCATCGATCCGTCCTACCAGCCGTTTGGTATCTGGCGGATCAGAACCACAAACTCATAA
- a CDS encoding MgtC/SapB family protein, with protein MNAWWQEVVETLRSEFSDITDASQLTRVTIRLVIAAVLGGILGFEREHKGKAAGVRTHMLVCMGAALFVLVPRLAGADDAALSRVVQGIVAGIGFLGAGTILKGEKLNTHQVKGLTTAAGLWMTAAIGIAAGMGREATAVLSTILALGIFSLMPMIVERFDPPQEKEKNPDRNTGGDSHQP; from the coding sequence ATGAACGCCTGGTGGCAAGAAGTCGTCGAGACGCTGCGCTCCGAGTTTTCGGACATTACCGATGCCTCCCAGCTGACCCGCGTGACCATTCGTTTGGTCATCGCCGCAGTGCTGGGCGGCATTCTGGGGTTCGAGCGCGAGCACAAGGGCAAAGCGGCGGGGGTGCGAACGCATATGTTGGTCTGTATGGGTGCGGCATTGTTCGTGTTGGTCCCACGCCTGGCAGGCGCTGACGACGCAGCGTTAAGCCGGGTGGTGCAGGGGATTGTCGCCGGGATCGGCTTTCTCGGTGCGGGGACCATCCTCAAGGGCGAGAAGCTGAATACCCATCAAGTCAAAGGACTGACCACCGCAGCGGGATTGTGGATGACCGCCGCTATCGGCATAGCAGCCGGTATGGGGCGGGAAGCGACCGCCGTGCTCAGCACGATTCTGGCGCTGGGGATCTTCAGCCTCATGCCGATGATCGTCGAACGTTTCGACCCACCCCAAGAAAAGGAAAAGAACCCGGATCGAAATACGGGAGGCGATTCGCACCAACCCTGA